TACCAGTAATGTAACAGTATTGAAAAGTAAAACTGTGGTAGATTTGATTTTAGCATTAAACGGCATATTCATATTCCTTTTTATATTAACTGcatattaaaattaaatgcaaCATATTGACTGTACTGTTAACTATTTCAACTAACCTTTAAGAATGACCACTTTGATACTACAATCAATGGAACATACCTTGGTGATGAGCTTCAAGGTACCGGCCTACATTAGAAACTCGTAAGATGTGGCTGTCATGGCAGCTTCCAGGCCAACAGGCATTGATGCTTGTGAACATCCCTGTGTATATAATGTGTATGTGTGACATTCACTTAAACAAATAACAATTGGCATAATGAGCAGTATCAATTTTGCAAATTGTATTAAGCAAACGGTGTTTCGCATACACTGTAGTTTTAAACACATGTTATAGCCCGAATTAATGACATATCAGCAAAGGGGTCTAGCCACAAGCTCTAACAacttaagaccaattctctgtaatatttattaaatgacatttttttttgataaaataaaaaaaaaaaacacttctactTATAAGGTATAAATACTTTCAGTGGTAAAATGAACGTTTCTGTTATCAATTTACATTAACTTAAGCATGTAACAAACTTAATTTTTgggatttgaaatacaaatatccCAGCCATTTTCATCCAGCATAttgtttttagtgaatattttaaaaattgatattttaacaatCAAATTAAGTAAATTAGATGATCTACATTACAGTTTAGTTATTATTTTGCTAGATACAAATTTAGATGTAtataattctttcaaactatcaAGACAATGACCAGACTTTTCAAGGATAGCTTTAGTTAATGTAGATTTAAGACTTGGCTtagtttatttagaaaaaaaaaaccctgatcttgcacattccagtgccagtaaatactcagtaaatacaaaCTGAAGTTGCAGACATATTTCCCAATTCTTTCTGAAATTAATCAAAATACACAAATAaatctactttattttttttttaaataaatacatgcagGTAAAATAGAatgttatatacattgtatatcttaGAATGAATGCTGTTTTACAGATGACAGTATTATGTTACATGAATGAggtcttaaatttttattttgaaaaatgaatttcctcagaaaatatgattttatgatacagtCTTGAGTGAAAAAGAGTTGTAATGTTATAACAGTCTCACAAAATCAAGTATACTAATTCAACcattattttgctatattttctaagtattttttaaagattgaaaAAACCCAACCACAATAAGTTTATCTTTGGTAGAAAATAACCAATTAGATCTGTTTGTGATTGTGGGTAATAAGacttcatgtataattatgctgtaaaCTGGTAACCAAATCTAATGGGAACTGCAAAAcatgttctttttttacaaatatttaaagacTGTCATGtgtctttttcttttaaatatgttaaaatgcatctttttcaaaatacattaatttttattaaatttagatataacaattttaatgttatacatgcaaGATTAATCAAGcaataatagaattttttaaatttaattcaagGTCAAGAATTGAGTTATTTTTCCATTAAAGGGTCTTTGGTTAAAACATTAtgaaaatttttaagaaatgactttctcaattttttccataaatctgaaaagaaacattcatgcaaaaaacATAATTCTATTTTCAGGGAGGGTGTCCAGTGCTAGTACTTCTATTCACTGTCAAAGACACCAATCACTCTTTTGGTCTGTGGCAATCAAAAATAAAGGCAGATCTTCACTGTTCAGATGTCCATAACTTATTATAAAAACACTGATTGATGATTCCCCACTTTCAGCCTCTCTAtttggaaaacaacaacaaaaacaccatTTCTAAACATTTTGCCTTCACGGTGACACACTGCATCTCTACCTTAGAGATAAAATGTCATCTTGTCAACACTTTAACTACCTGGATCAAGCAGTTAAGTCACAGACTGCAGTTAATTTTAGCAGTccttgttattttcatttgatacacATCCAAGCTTCACATGCCtatttagcataaaatctctgactgtcattttgttaatttacaaaaaatttacaaaatccaTGTATGCATCTTCGTTTCTATGGTAACCGGGACATATATTGAACAGGAGTTTCTGAATTTTGCATCCTCCTCAGGAAAAATCGGTATAAAGGAAATCTGTGAATATGGGTTTCCAACTTTTTTTTCTTACAGAGAATTTGTCTTTGCTCTGCCCTGCATGTATACTGTAAAAACACCACACCGGCCTTTCATACAGTTACTTTAGCAAGGTACTTGTATGATGTCATCAGTAAAGTGATGTCATCAATACACTTGTGTGTACACATATTATGTTTACCAATTTCAAGGTTAATAAACAGTGTAAAGGCGAGACATTGTATTAACTATCTCTTGAGAATCTGTAAATTTAAGTATACATATGGAATTAGGAATTACCTGTGTTTAAAGTGACAGTAGGTCTGTAAAATGAAATGCTGCATGAAATGCCTGCGAAGCTTCTGTAGATGTACTGCTGAATATGGATTATCAAGTTAACAAGTAAGATGTTTGCTTCTATATTTCACATATCGATGTAAATGTAGAGCTAGTGCACAAGGGTGCAATACCATACTTAAATTACAAACAAAGGAAACATACCTTTGTGATCGCAGGTCGCCTGGacatttatactgtgttggtgtttTCTGTTAACAAATGCAGCCTCATCTGGATAACCAGGCGAAATTATTTTAACATGGGTCCCGTCAATACAACCAATTACAGATGGGAACCCACGAATGGCGTAAAATCCACTCATGATCCGTCTTCGGTCGTGGTCCGTCACAGGAAACTTGATAAATTGGTCTTTCAGTCCAAATAGTACGTCGGTAACGTCTCTCACGACCCGGGAGACGGTAGAAATATCTACGCCAAAGGTGTCGCCGATAACCTGCATGAAATTACCTGTAGCAAGAAATCTCaatgttatcaaaatttgttGCCGTGGTGTCAGGGCTTGGTTACGTCGCGTCCGTCGCTCCAAAGTTGGTCCAACAAGTTCAACAAGTCTGTCTATGTTGTCAGCTGAAAACCTGTACCTTTGGCGTAATTCTTCATCCGTCAAGTCCGTCAATTGTCTGTCAATACGTCGAAACTGTCGAGGTCGTCTATGTCTTACAAAATGAATGGCGGCCATGTTTGAGTGGTTACTTTGTGGTTACCAAGCTCCTGTAGGTAGGTTAAAACTAACCGTGGTTATATCGCGGTTACCACGTATGACGTTATCTATACAATCGCTTACCACGATGTAACCATGTTGGTTACTGGCACTTAGTGGTTACCGCGCGGTTAAAAGTTTTATACAATTGGCTGCTGATAGATAGGAAACTTCtgatgaatatttatatatattaaatttagcaAGTTTCACTACCTGTTTTACTTCCTTACGAAAAAAAAACCACACTGACTACCAAATTTTTCCTTATCGTTCTGGCGTGATTTCAAATTACTTTACTTGAATTTCAAACATTCTTTGGTACATCTTGGTGAAAATTATCACAAAGCAATTATTgctttatttacaatatgtaatttACCACATGGAATAAGATTGATCAAAGGAAAATACATCAGTTATGCAAAACAAACGGCTATGTGTCTTTGCATCCATCATGGAATCTGTGCAAATCTCCTACTCACCTAGTTAGAAATGATAGAGGGTATAGAAAGGATAGAATTTCTCTAAGCGTGGCTGTTACTGAAACTGAATACAGAGGTGATTTTAAAGCGACATTGATTGGTTTTTTATGTTGTTGGTAATAGTTGTCTCGGTAATTAAAGACAGCTTCAGGTTATTATCTCCTGCAAATGCATGTCAAGTGCTACAGACAGTGCAACCGTGACTTAAAGTTAAGGTCACGCATAAATGGGATCATCACGATCATCGTAAGTAATGCTAATATCTCAAAATTCCCAGATGTTCGCCGTTAAGTTTGAGGTTGTGAACTGACTTTCCATGTCCTGTTTCACTATGTGAGATGGTGGGGAATTCGATTAATTGACTGCTTGTAAACGTTGGAAGTTATTGTATGATCAAATATCAGATATTTCATTGCCTATCAAgataatataaatattgtaatattagATGTAAAACATGCATCACAAATTGTCATGCTAGTTATTGATGTAGTTAAAAAAACACTTAAATGCCACTCGTTTGTTTGTCAGTAAGACTTGGGCACTAACACTAAGAATGGAAATTATATTTAACATAGTGTTGTATTCAATGTCTTTGAGACAAGGCAGACAGTCTAACTTTTATGTAAAACTATTCATTACTTCCTGCGTCATTGTTCATGACTTTTGAGCGGAAATTAATGCACTTGACCTCACATTGAGCGACTGTCGTCCTGAGATGCATTAATTACActtatttaatcatttaatcTCATACTGTTgcattttccagaaaaaaaagtgaaaacggAAATAAAAACTATTACAGCAATTTTTCATAAATGCCATGGTGTATCCAGCGCCGTATCAAGAATTCTGTAAAAATTGATGGAGAATAGgagaataaaatataatgtaaccaCTCGTGTTTAAACTTGCCTTTAACATAAAACAGTATAACTAAAGACCTGTTTGGAGTTTGGATTAAACTAATACTAGTATTAGAATTTTTGATGAGTAAATGTAATTCATACTAAATTCATGTATCTTAACTCTAACctagttttttttgtattattgatAACACTttacttgtgtgtgtgtgtgtgtgtgtgttgtggggggggggggggggggattaacATCGTTCATACTTTACTGGCTGAATCGGAAGAGGGAACTTCAATAACTGAGGTATATGTGTATAAGTTTTCTCgttaatttgaaattaatttggGGACATATGtaacaaatattaaatgtaacatgtaacaaatattacatttatagGATTACTATAGACAAATGTATGTGCACAGTTTAAAGATTTTAACCTGTATTGAGACAGTTTTATCTGGACACGGACATGAGTATGATGCTGCTGGTGGAACTTCTTTTTGATTGGCTTGGTCAAAAAGATCGATTTCAGCAAACATATTGCGTTAATAATCAGTCTTTACTACCATCTGTAATATAGGAATGTTTATAGATATAAACCAGTTTCGGAATATTAGGAAGATAGTAATAGTTAACTGATAAACGAATAGCGTTTTAAAAGAATTTGACGAATACTTATATAGCAATTAAAGTAATAGTGGCGGCAACCATGTCTCATATATTTTGTAACAGTTCGTCGTATGTGAGGTGTTGCTTATCgatgaaaaatgaaattataccGTATTAAAGTGGGCGGACAGACAAATGGGCGGACAAGTTTAACACTGACTGAAATAATATCAGTGAACTCTACTTAACATTCAGTCTGTGAGGTATGAAACATGAAAGCGAAACATATGTTACTCGTCTGTCTGTAAGGGCTTATAGTGTCATACAACAGCTATGTACTTCTATCGATCAAGAAACAAGTATACCAGATGCATACTCAATGAATATTACATATGCCGAGAACTTCATGTCTTTATAGATTAATACCCTGAGGATTGCAATGAAACCGAATTACTTTTTACAGACCTGCAAACTGGTTAATCCGAATTGGTTCAAGATTTGATAGAAACTTTAAAATGTGGTCATTTTGCACTGATTTTAATTTGCGTAAAGCACTTAGtctaatatatataatacataaggTCTTCTTAATCATTCATTAGGCATGtttattaaatctaaatttatgtaaaaattactCTATCTTAGTTGGGCAACCAggattttaaaatcaaatgttcaaaATACCGCCAATGAAAAACTTACTTAAAGATTTGAACTAAGAACTACAAATTTTGCTGACATTCGTTAGAAAtacaagtatttgttttgtatttttcccaCTGCCTACCTCggtgcgcaaccaagatagattacAAACAAATGAATTCAGATGCTGCATGCAGATTCAAAACTTGGCTTTTGCCTCAAAATTCAGATATATCCcgatatttatcaaatgcaaatgttaaaCTTGCTTTCATATCGAAATTAAAGATATGACTTTTAAAATACTCACATATTAAAGGAAGTAGTtacaaacttttattaaaattgataaaacgaACGTTTCTAATATGGATCTGATTGTATATATAACAGGTATTCTTTTCTTTTGGATAAATCTCTGACAGGGTATATTGAAAGTGAATCACTTGAAGTTCTTTTGTAATGTCTTACCTGACTATACGTTATCAATAAGAGAttcttaacaaaatgttttttgtgCATATCTGTTTTCTACACTTATAACAGTATATGTCCACCAACTGATTGCCTATATTGGAACAGTTTCATTTGGTGAAATTCTGTTCAGTAttatcaaagtttgaaaaatataattacatgtatgtgtaatCAAACTGAAGTATTTTACACTATTTCCGTGTGTGTGCTCAAACatgcatatatttttctttttttattgaaagGACTCTATGTGATGGTATCAACTGTGACAAAATAATAAACTCTGTTCAAATGGTTAAGGAAGATTAATACTGTACCAACTTCCTTCTTGGTATCAGTCGCGTAGAAACGCTTTCTCTTCCGGGTAACAACCCTTATCCCTTTGTATCTTGAGCTTTTATATCGCCGATGTGAAAGGAGATTTTGtaattacaaaatgcatttgCATTCAAAATATTGATAGCGTTAAAAAGGTATCAAAACCTCACTTTTAATCATTACAGTGAGATCACTGTCATTTTGAATGGATAATTTATACCAAacactttttcttttcatttaaaggTATGTATTGGTTTACGAAATATAGGACAAAAGCTGCAAAATATCTCATGTTGATAATCATACAAAATTTCTATGAcaatttttcatgataaacatgttcaaaggtaCTTTAAATACTCAAGGGCGCCAAATTCATTCGAGCAGACGGAAGGGCGAGAGGGagaaggggaggggggggggggggggggggggggagagagagagagagagagagagtcccGAAAATACACAAACAGAGAAGGTTTCAGCTCCTTATGAATAAATAACATGGTAACTACTCGGTGGTAAGCACCGACACATTCGAAGTAATCTTCAGGGAAGAAATTTTACACAGTAGCAGACGAGGCATCTCAGAAATTCCCAGTATCTGAACTGATCTCCGGATAATCAAGCGTGCTGCGACTAGGTCACCGGGCCATTCATAATAAATGTTATCGAATGCTTTAATTTCTATtacatgttttcatttaagatttaATTAATGAATGATGCTGATCCAAATGTATTTCACAGTATACGTTGTTAAGCTGCAATGAAGCTCAtcgattttaatataattaatttGTGACTTCTTATCTGCTGATGCTATCGCAATGAATGCATGTTAGATACATTATTGTGTTAGgattaattgagccgcaccatgagaaaaccaacatagtgcgtttgcgaccagcatggatccagaccagcctgcgcatccgcgcagtctggtcagggtccatacCGTTCGCTTTTAAACCCTACTGCAAATtggagaaacagttagcgaacatgcatcctgaccagactgcggatgtgctgctggtctggatccatgctggtcgcaaatgcactatgttggttttctcatggtgcgactcagtTGAAGATTAAATGTGATAAATTGATGAAAGGGGGGATAAGTTGCAAAAATGTTTAGCTTCCATGGTAAATTCTCGCATCACGTATAAGAATATTGTCTGACTTTCAAGTCGTAATGAATGTTTCTCTGAATCGATCCTTCTGGAAAGAGtgtatttaatatattaatataatagaTATAATCTTACAGACTATATGATGTAGGTATAAACGAGGATGTcgattttcgtaaaaaaaatacCGGTAATCAGCTTTGTATAATAGGTAAAGTAAAAAGTAACGTTCGATGTTCCGGCAGAGAAAACTGTTAGGTGTTAAAAGGAATATA
This is a stretch of genomic DNA from Mercenaria mercenaria strain notata chromosome 4, MADL_Memer_1, whole genome shotgun sequence. It encodes these proteins:
- the LOC128556194 gene encoding putative nuclease HARBI1 — protein: MAAIHFVRHRRPRQFRRIDRQLTDLTDEELRQRYRFSADNIDRLVELVGPTLERRTRRNQALTPRQQILITLRFLATGNFMQVIGDTFGVDISTVSRVVRDVTDVLFGLKDQFIKFPVTDHDRRRIMSGFYAIRGFPSVIGCIDGTHVKIISPGYPDEAAFVNRKHQHSINVQATCDHKGMFTSINACWPGSCHDSHILRVSNVGRYLEAHHQDPERGYLLGDSGYPCRPFLLTPFLQPGNETEERYNRAHISTRNLVERTFGVWKRTFHVLHGEIRMKPQRVTRVIVACAVLHNLRLQWGEPEVEEAGDLDQPPADIFNGRMDGRGVRDHVARAYFQNQ